The genomic region GACGACCAGTGAATTCGAAGAAATCGCACGAGAGTGGATTCAAACGGCGAGAAATCCTGAAACCGGGCTTTTGTTTACCGAAATGGTTTACCAGCCCATGCTCGAACTACTCGACTACCTGAGAGAAAACGATTTCGAGACGTGGATCGTATCCGGTGGCGGAATTGATTTCCTGAGACCGTGGTCGGCGGAAATTTACGGTATCCCTCCGCAGCAGGTAATCGGTAGTTCCGTGAGAACTTCTTTTGCAGAAGAAGACGGAGAACCGATTCTGTTAAGGGAGGCCGAAATTGATTTCGTGAATGACAAAGAAGGGAAACCGGTCGGCATTCAGCGACACATTGGAAAAAAACCGATCTTCGCTTCCGGTAATTCGGATGGGGACTTTCAGATGCTCCAGTATACAACATCCGGTGACAGCCCGAGCTTCGGAATTCTCCTTCACCACACAGACGCTGAGCGAGAATGGGCCTACGATCGGAACTCAGAGGTCGGAAAGCTCGACCGAGGCTTGGATGAAGCAGGCGAACGCGGATGGATGGTTATAGATATGGCAGAGGACTGGAATACTGTCTTCCCAAGAGATTAATCGACCCACTCGGCTAAAGTCTTTTGGAAATCCTCAGGAATGGCGAGCGCCTCCATCTCGTGAACTGCTTCGCCCGTTCTACGGACAACGTGAACCGTAGTCATTCTTCCACGGGCAATCTTTTTCCCTCTCAGACCGTCCTCAACACGGTAAAGTGCAAACGCAAATTCAATTGCCCGCACCTTCACCTCACTTACGAACAAAACAATTTCAACTTCTTCTCCGAAGCTAATCGGCGCTTTAAAGTCGCACGAAGCACGCACTCGAGGCCAACCGTGAACCTCTCCTTCTTCCCTGCGGATTAGGCTTTGACCATGTTCACGGAAAAAGGCGTCCTCGGCGATTTCCATGTACCTAAAGTAATTCGAGAAATGGACGATACCTGCCATATCCGTTTCCGAGAAGGCAACCCGATGGCGAACGACAAACTCTTTTTTCATAGAAACTCCAAACCAGTAAACGTAAACAGACCCCTCGACAGCGGCACTCTCAACAGAATCGTAAACACCCCGACACGAAAGGTTGAGACATTCTTTCAGAAGATCCACTCCGATCCGTAGTTTCTTCGGATTTGCAGAGTGATCTTCGGTTCGATTACCTCTCTATCGTGGCAAGAAAAACGAACCAGTCGCTTTGGGGCGAATTTGTAAGAAACGGGGGCGTAGCCAATAAAACCTCAAAAGACATTCGAGCACGAGTCGACCGCACGCCGGTAGAAGGGTTAATTCTCGGGGTTGATCCCAGTCTACGAGGAACAGGCATTGCCGTCATCGAAGCGACTCGAAAGAGAGCCACGCTTCTACACTCCGAAGTTTTTCGATTTCCTTCCTCGTGGAAAACTGAGGGTTGTATCGGGGAGATTTCGCGAAGAATTGACCGCACCGTTCAAGACTACCCAATCCGGGCTGCTGCAGTCGAAGAGGCTATTTACGTCCAAAACTTTCGAACTGCGCTCACGCTTGGCGCGGCCAGAGGTTCCGCTATCGCCGCTCTGGTTCTGCGGGGAGTCGCTATCCACGAATACCCTCCACTTCGCATTAAACAGGCTCTGGTAGGCTACGGGCGTGCAAGCAAAGAGCAGGTACGCAGCACGCTAGCGCAGATGGTTGCAGGAGCAACCGACGAACTGACTCTGGATGAGTCTGACGCAGCCGCTACTGCGATATGCCACTGGCTCACCTTCCGAAAACCGATTGCAGGCGAGTGAACCGGAACAGTAAGACCTCCCGGGACTGTATCGTCATTGGGGGCGGAATTGGAGGTCTCGCGGCCGCCATCCGCCTTGCTTCCGAAGGAAAGAAGGTGACCATTATAGAAAAAAACGCTCACCTTGGTGGTAAGTGCGACTACCTTGTTCGTGATGGCTTCCATTTTGACCTCGGACCGTCAGTACTCACTCTCCCCTTCCTTCTCGACGAGCTTTTTGCAGCCGCAGGTCGCCTCCGTGAAGACTATCTGGCAATCGAGCCGGTAGAACCAGGATGCAGCTACTTCTTCGCTGACGGAACGCGTTTCGATGCTCCTGGAACTATGGACGACTTCCAAAAGGCAATTGCGGAAGCCTTCCCTTCCGAGATCGACGGCTTTCGTAAATTTAGAGAACATCTCCAGCGTCTTTGGGAAGTAAGTGGCCCCGCCTATCTCTTTAACCCTCTCGGAATAAAGACCCTTCAATCGATTCCATTGAGAAAAGCGATCCGCGCTCTGCCCGACCTGATTCCTGCAAAGATGGAGAACCGGTTGCAAAAGTTCTTTAAGGATCCCCGTCTCATCCAACTCTTTTCCCGCTTTGCCACCTACAACGGTTCTGATCCGAAACGAACCCCTGCTACTTTTAACGTTGTTGCTCACGCGGAGCTCGCATTTGGCTCATGGCGCTGTGCGGGAGGCATGTACGCGCTCATCCGTGCACTGACGAAGCTGGCTAAAGAGTTAGGGGTTGAGGTAATGACGAATACCGAAGTTGATCGGATCGACTTTAGGCCCGATGGAAGCCTAGATGGAGTACTCACTAGGGAAGGATCTAAGATCAAGAGTCCCTTTGTCGTGTGTAATCAAGACGCAGCCACTGCTTGGTCAGGATCTCTTCTTTCTCAAAGTCGGTTCTCCCCAAGAAAGAGCCACAGAGCGGCAAAGATTGAATCTTCCAGCAGCGGCTTTGTGTTTCTGGCTGCACTCAACCGAAAACACGAAGAACTCGCCTGTCACAACGTATTCTTCTCCTCCGACTACGACCGTGAATTTCGCGACCTTTTCGGACCGGGACAGCCCCTGCAGAATCCAACCATCTACGTTTCCCGACCTTCCTGCAAAGACCCATCACTTGCTCCCGAGGGTAAGGAAGGCTGGTTTGTCTTGATAAACGCACCTAGCTTACAAGCCTTCGAACATTGGGATGAACGGGAGTATGCGAAAGCAGTGACGTCTCAGTTGGTAGAGAGGTGTGGACTTGCGGAAGAAGAGATTGAGTGGATCCATTTTCACGGTCCTCGATTTTACCACGAACAATACTCGGCGTGGAATGGATCACTCTACGGCCCGAGTTCAAACACCATGCGCCAGGGATTTTTGAGATTCCCCAACTCATCGCGAAGAATCGACGGCCTCGCTTTTTGTGGGGGTTCGGCTCACCCGGGCGGTGGCATACCATTGGTCCTCCTCAGCGGAAAGTTCGCTGCAACCGCTTGCTCCTCCTATCTAGAAGGATGACGAGAGCCTGGGTTTTCCTTTGCCTATTAGCTCATGCCAACGGGCTTCTCATTGCCCAGATCACACCACGAGTTACCAGCCGAGCACCTGAGCAGGGTAACGTAACCGATGAAACAGAATACGCTATACTTCGGGGCTCCTCCTACAACTTTCTCGATAGTGCGAAGAACTACGTCTACCTCTTTTTCAATGAAAACCTCCAGATAATTGATAGCGAGCTTTCCGACGGCGAAGAGATTCAAGACAACACCTTCGCGAACAGAATGCGTTTCAGCCCCTACGCGATCTATCAACCGAACTCTTCCAGTAAATTTAGTCTCGATCTCGATTACTCAGCATCCATTCGTTTACCGAGACTGGAAAAACGTTTGAGGCTCATAATTGACACAGGTGACATAGCGCCCCTTCCAGCCACCCAACCAGACGAAGAGGAAAACGAACCATTGGTCGGCCTTCAGCGGAATATTCGCAGGTACGGATCGGCCCGCCTCGGAGTAAAACTAGGTCTCCCGGTAGTTGGTTATGCAATCGCGTCATGGCAGCGCAACTACCGGGCCGACGCCTGGCATATCCGCCCCAGTGGTGACGTTTTCTACCAGACCGATGACGAAGGATTCGGAACGGGAACAAACCTCCTCTTCGGTCGATGGTGGGGTAGATTCACAGGAAAGAGTTCTTCGGGGATCAGGATTACTGAGGCAACAGAAGGATTTGAGTGGGCATCGGCGATCGATTTTATGCACGCAGCGCGCCTGATCGAGCCATCGGATGACCCACCTCTCATCTCTTCATCCGCGCTGAACCGCGGACTTGCCCTAACTTATAGGATCTCGGGTCATATCAGTGGTAGCAAGACGATCGACGAGCATCGGGTATCGCTCACTTATCGTTACCCTCTCCGCAAAAACTGGATGTTTCTTGTTATCAGCCCTGAGATCCGATGGGAGCGCGACAACGACTGGGGACCTGATGAACGAATTCGGGTCGGGATCGATATGCTATTCTGGGGAATTACCCGTTAGAGCAGAGCACACCACCCTCCTCTTACACCAATACCGTCGACTCTTCGACCGGCTCTTCTACGATAGTTTGAGTCAGACTCGGCTTTAGTGGATAACGGAAAATCCGCCCTTCGTAATTTCGCAAAACGATTTCTTCAGCGGTTACTTTCTCCACGTAATCAGGATTGATTGGAATCTTTCCGCCCCCGCCGGGCGCGTCGATGACAAACTGAGGGATCGCATACCCCGTAGTAGAGCCTCGAAGCGATCGAATAATTTCAACACCCTTTTCAACACTAGTCCGAAAATGAGCGCTGCCGGTGATCAGGTCACACTGATACAAGTAGTAGGGTCTCACCCTCATCATCAACAGGCGGTGGATCAAAGAACGGTAGGTGTCGGGATCATCATTCACTCCTCGCAAGAGAACTGATTGGTTGCCAATTGGAGTCCCTGAAAAGGATAGTCTTTCGCAAGCCTGAAACAATTCTTCCGTGCACTCTTTCGGGTGGTTCACATGAATACTTATCCAGACCGGACCATGCCTACGAAGGACCTCGCAGAACTTGTCGTTAATTCTTTGCGGCAGGAAAACGGGGATTCTGCTTCCAATCCGAATGAACTCGACATGAGGAATTGCCCGCAGCCGACCGAGGAGATAGTCGAGCTTTGTATCGTTCAGAAGCAATGGGTCTCCACCACTCAGAAGAACGTCGCGCACTTCTGAATGTTGCTCGATGTAGGACAGTCCTTCTTCAAAGCTCGGGTGGAAATTATAGTCCTGGGCGTTCGAAACCAAACGACTCCTGGTGCAGTAACGGCAGTAGGACGCACACTGGTCAGTTACAAGAAACAGGACTCGATCAGGGTAGCGATGGACCAGACCTTTGACCGGCATAGTAGACTCTTCGCCAACAGGATCCAGTAGTTCTTCCGGGGCTCTCTGTGTCTCTCCGGCCCGTGGAATCATCTGCAGCCGCACCGGGCACCGAGGATCTTTCGGATCGATCAGGTTAAAAAAGTAGGGAGTGATCGCGAGAGAAAGTTTGAATTCCGCAAACTTAGTTCCTGCCTTTTCTTCAGGAGTGAGGTCGATGTACCTCTCAAGCTGCTCGACGGTCGAAATGCGATTCTGCATCTGCCATCGCCAACTTTTCCATTTTTGTTCGGGAACATCGGACCAGTAGCCCTGGCCCTTGAACCAATCCTCACGACGGTCGTCGGGATACATACGATCTTTCTACGTTGTCCAAAATTACTTCAGAAACCGCCGAAAATAGCCACAGATATTCAGAATGTCAAAGAGAGGCACACTCTTGCGGTTTAAGTATTTGTCGACATTTCCAGGTCACCAAGAGGAAAGATCCTGAGTATCCCCTTTCTATTCGCCTCGTAACTAAAGATTTTCTTTGCGCCAACCCTCTGCAACCTCAAGAACAGGATGCCATGGAAAACAGGCCGGCGGTTTTTGCTCTCGAAGATGGAAGTTGTTTTTTCGGATCAGTCTTTGGTGCGGTGAGAACCGTTGTTGGCGAAGCCGTTTTCAATACCAGCATGACCGGGTATCAGGAAATACTGACGGACCCATCGTACTTTGGGCAGATCGTTACGATGACCACTCCCCAAATCGGCAATTACGGAGTCAATTTCTCCGACCCCGAATCTGCAAAACCACAGGTGAGTGGATTCGTCGTCAGAGAGATCAGCCCTGTCGCAAGTAATTGGCGCTCCCGGATGGCTCTTCCCGAATATCTGAAAGAGAACGGCATTCCTGGTATCAGCGGTGTCGATACTAGAGCGATTACAAAGAAAACCCGAACGGCTGGAGCAATGAAGAGTTGCCTTTCCACTGAAGGTATCTCTGGGGAAGAAGCCGTGAAACGGGCGCGTGAATGGACTGGGTTGGACGGAGTGGACTTCGTAAAGGAAGTCTCACGCAAAACCTCTGAATCGTTCAACGGAAGCACCGCAGACTGCCTTCCATTTACTGTCCCAGGAACCCAACTTAAGCAAAAACGGGATAGGCGAAAACGCTTCAAGATAGCCGCGATCGATTTTGGTGCGAAAGACTCTATTCTCAAACGGTTGAGCGAGCACAGCTTTGACGTCACCGTGTTCCCAGCCAACGTTTCGGCGGAAGAAATTAACAAATTTGATCCCGATGGTGTATTTTTATCCAACGGTCCGGGAGATCCGAGTGCTGTCACCTACGCCCATAAAACCGTATCGAATCTAATTGATCGCTACCCGACTTTCGGCATTTGCTTTGGACACCAAGTGATCACCCATGCGGTTGGTGGTAGCACTTTCAAATTGAAGTTTGGTCATCGAGGAGGCAATCAACCGGTGAAGGATCTTGAAACAGGCCAAGTGATGATCACCGCGCAAAACCATGGTTTCGCCTCTGACCCAGACTCGTTGACCAACAAAGCGACCGTCACGGAGATCAACCTAAACGATAAGACCGTCGCCGGAATCCGTCTGAAGAATAGACCGGTGTTTTCCGTTCAATACCACCCGGAGGCGGGTCCGGGTCCGAACGACGGGACTGCTAATTTCGAGAAGTTCTACGATATGATCGCAAACTTCCAGAAAGACCGGGTTCAGTAATCCTGAAGGGTGATGAGACC from Verrucomicrobiota bacterium harbors:
- a CDS encoding HAD family hydrolase — translated: TTSEFEEIAREWIQTARNPETGLLFTEMVYQPMLELLDYLRENDFETWIVSGGGIDFLRPWSAEIYGIPPQQVIGSSVRTSFAEEDGEPILLREAEIDFVNDKEGKPVGIQRHIGKKPIFASGNSDGDFQMLQYTTSGDSPSFGILLHHTDAEREWAYDRNSEVGKLDRGLDEAGERGWMVIDMAEDWNTVFPRD
- a CDS encoding thioesterase family protein; protein product: MDLLKECLNLSCRGVYDSVESAAVEGSVYVYWFGVSMKKEFVVRHRVAFSETDMAGIVHFSNYFRYMEIAEDAFFREHGQSLIRREEGEVHGWPRVRASCDFKAPISFGEEVEIVLFVSEVKVRAIEFAFALYRVEDGLRGKKIARGRMTTVHVVRRTGEAVHEMEALAIPEDFQKTLAEWVD
- a CDS encoding crossover junction endodeoxyribonuclease RuvC, with the translated sequence MARKTNQSLWGEFVRNGGVANKTSKDIRARVDRTPVEGLILGVDPSLRGTGIAVIEATRKRATLLHSEVFRFPSSWKTEGCIGEISRRIDRTVQDYPIRAAAVEEAIYVQNFRTALTLGAARGSAIAALVLRGVAIHEYPPLRIKQALVGYGRASKEQVRSTLAQMVAGATDELTLDESDAAATAICHWLTFRKPIAGE
- the crtI gene encoding phytoene desaturase family protein, coding for MNRNSKTSRDCIVIGGGIGGLAAAIRLASEGKKVTIIEKNAHLGGKCDYLVRDGFHFDLGPSVLTLPFLLDELFAAAGRLREDYLAIEPVEPGCSYFFADGTRFDAPGTMDDFQKAIAEAFPSEIDGFRKFREHLQRLWEVSGPAYLFNPLGIKTLQSIPLRKAIRALPDLIPAKMENRLQKFFKDPRLIQLFSRFATYNGSDPKRTPATFNVVAHAELAFGSWRCAGGMYALIRALTKLAKELGVEVMTNTEVDRIDFRPDGSLDGVLTREGSKIKSPFVVCNQDAATAWSGSLLSQSRFSPRKSHRAAKIESSSSGFVFLAALNRKHEELACHNVFFSSDYDREFRDLFGPGQPLQNPTIYVSRPSCKDPSLAPEGKEGWFVLINAPSLQAFEHWDEREYAKAVTSQLVERCGLAEEEIEWIHFHGPRFYHEQYSAWNGSLYGPSSNTMRQGFLRFPNSSRRIDGLAFCGGSAHPGGGIPLVLLSGKFAATACSSYLEG
- a CDS encoding KamA family radical SAM protein: MYPDDRREDWFKGQGYWSDVPEQKWKSWRWQMQNRISTVEQLERYIDLTPEEKAGTKFAEFKLSLAITPYFFNLIDPKDPRCPVRLQMIPRAGETQRAPEELLDPVGEESTMPVKGLVHRYPDRVLFLVTDQCASYCRYCTRSRLVSNAQDYNFHPSFEEGLSYIEQHSEVRDVLLSGGDPLLLNDTKLDYLLGRLRAIPHVEFIRIGSRIPVFLPQRINDKFCEVLRRHGPVWISIHVNHPKECTEELFQACERLSFSGTPIGNQSVLLRGVNDDPDTYRSLIHRLLMMRVRPYYLYQCDLITGSAHFRTSVEKGVEIIRSLRGSTTGYAIPQFVIDAPGGGGKIPINPDYVEKVTAEEIVLRNYEGRIFRYPLKPSLTQTIVEEPVEESTVLV
- the carA gene encoding glutamine-hydrolyzing carbamoyl-phosphate synthase small subunit, whose translation is MENRPAVFALEDGSCFFGSVFGAVRTVVGEAVFNTSMTGYQEILTDPSYFGQIVTMTTPQIGNYGVNFSDPESAKPQVSGFVVREISPVASNWRSRMALPEYLKENGIPGISGVDTRAITKKTRTAGAMKSCLSTEGISGEEAVKRAREWTGLDGVDFVKEVSRKTSESFNGSTADCLPFTVPGTQLKQKRDRRKRFKIAAIDFGAKDSILKRLSEHSFDVTVFPANVSAEEINKFDPDGVFLSNGPGDPSAVTYAHKTVSNLIDRYPTFGICFGHQVITHAVGGSTFKLKFGHRGGNQPVKDLETGQVMITAQNHGFASDPDSLTNKATVTEINLNDKTVAGIRLKNRPVFSVQYHPEAGPGPNDGTANFEKFYDMIANFQKDRVQ